A portion of the Blastochloris tepida genome contains these proteins:
- a CDS encoding DUF4142 domain-containing protein, whose amino-acid sequence MKPSSDQSVSRLSLRAATVLSAALVAAVTGSLTPARADTVRSAPLAEPTPSFRQEVLFGSTFKIAAARLALEKSQNPAVRQLAESVIAEQVPLRNELLVNSHLLPPTLPGGAQVPGGTNFTSRDRVAILQQLKDLDAAGFDAAFGPLMASAYDATLVQFTNYALYGDNGRMYVFANRALPKIKAAYQRVRGAN is encoded by the coding sequence GTGAAGCCTTCTTCCGACCAATCGGTATCCCGACTGTCGCTGCGCGCCGCCACCGTCCTGTCGGCGGCCCTCGTCGCGGCCGTGACCGGTTCCCTCACGCCGGCCCGCGCCGATACGGTCAGATCCGCGCCCCTCGCCGAACCGACTCCGTCGTTCCGGCAGGAGGTGCTGTTCGGCTCGACCTTCAAGATCGCAGCGGCCCGGCTGGCGCTGGAGAAGTCGCAAAATCCGGCGGTGCGGCAATTGGCCGAGTCGGTGATCGCCGAACAGGTGCCGCTGCGCAACGAGCTGCTCGTCAACTCGCATCTTCTGCCGCCGACCCTGCCGGGCGGCGCCCAGGTGCCGGGCGGGACGAACTTCACCAGCCGCGACCGTGTCGCCATCCTGCAGCAGCTCAAGGACCTGGACGCGGCCGGCTTCGATGCGGCGTTCGGACCGCTGATGGCATCGGCCTACGATGCGACGCTGGTGCAGTTCACCAACTACGCGCTCTATGGCGACAATGGCCGCATGTACGTTTTCGCCAACCGGGCGCTGCCGAAGATCAAGGCGGCGTATCAGCGCGTGCGGGGCGCGAACTAG
- the hemN gene encoding oxygen-independent coproporphyrinogen III oxidase, translated as MTDTPILLAERTVPRYTSYPTAPHFSADVGPDQYGGWLEALPPDATLSIYLHVPFCASMCWYCGCHTKVVRRREPVEAYARRLVREVELIGERAGGRRVVHIHWGGGTPNMLGGAEMLKVTEALKAAFRFDAMTEHAVELDPRQVTPALVETLAKMGVTRASLGVQDFSVHVQEAIGRVQPYNVVEQAVALLRGVGIDKLNVDLMYGLPKQTLRDVRRTVLLAEALKPNRLALFGYAHVPWFKSHQKLIHDTDLPSPADRLEQAETAHETLAGVGYVPIGLDHFARPDDELAVAARTGRLHRNFQGYTTDEADALLGIGASSIGRVPQGFIQNAPDIAGWSRAIDAGTLATVRGIAVSADDKLRASIIERLMCDFSVDLDKIAASAGADDLTFGEELTALAPLASQGLIEIAGRHIAVTEAGRPFVRLAAAAFDTYLAKGKARHSLAV; from the coding sequence ATGACCGATACGCCGATTCTGCTCGCCGAACGCACGGTCCCCCGCTACACGTCGTACCCGACCGCTCCGCACTTCTCGGCCGATGTCGGCCCGGATCAGTACGGCGGCTGGCTCGAGGCACTGCCGCCCGACGCCACGCTGTCGATCTATCTGCACGTGCCGTTCTGCGCGTCGATGTGCTGGTATTGCGGCTGCCACACCAAGGTGGTGCGGCGGCGCGAGCCGGTGGAAGCCTATGCCCGGCGCCTGGTGCGCGAGGTGGAGCTGATCGGCGAGCGGGCCGGCGGCCGGCGCGTCGTCCACATCCATTGGGGCGGCGGCACGCCCAACATGCTCGGCGGCGCCGAGATGCTGAAGGTCACCGAGGCGCTGAAGGCGGCATTCCGGTTCGACGCCATGACCGAGCACGCCGTCGAGCTTGATCCGCGTCAGGTGACTCCGGCGCTGGTGGAGACGCTGGCGAAGATGGGCGTCACCCGCGCCAGCCTCGGCGTGCAGGACTTCTCGGTCCATGTGCAGGAGGCCATCGGCCGGGTGCAGCCCTACAATGTCGTCGAGCAGGCGGTGGCGCTGCTGCGCGGCGTCGGCATCGACAAGCTCAATGTCGACCTGATGTACGGCCTGCCCAAGCAGACGCTGCGTGATGTGCGCCGCACCGTGCTGCTGGCCGAGGCGCTGAAGCCCAACCGGCTGGCGCTGTTCGGCTATGCCCACGTGCCGTGGTTCAAGTCGCACCAGAAGCTGATCCACGACACCGATCTGCCGAGCCCGGCCGACCGGCTGGAGCAGGCCGAGACCGCGCACGAGACGCTGGCCGGCGTCGGCTATGTGCCGATCGGCCTCGACCATTTCGCCCGGCCCGACGACGAGCTGGCGGTTGCCGCCCGCACCGGCCGGCTGCACCGCAATTTCCAGGGCTACACCACCGACGAGGCCGACGCGCTGCTCGGCATCGGCGCCTCGTCGATCGGCCGGGTGCCGCAGGGCTTCATCCAGAATGCGCCCGACATCGCCGGCTGGAGCCGGGCGATCGACGCCGGCACGCTCGCCACCGTGCGCGGCATCGCCGTGTCGGCCGACGACAAGCTGCGCGCCAGCATCATCGAGCGGCTGATGTGCGACTTCTCGGTCGATCTCGACAAGATCGCGGCCTCCGCCGGGGCCGACGACCTGACCTTCGGCGAGGAGCTGACGGCGCTGGCGCCGCTCGCCTCGCAGGGGCTGATCGAGATCGCCGGCCGCCACATCGCCGTCACCGAGGCCGGACGGCCGTTCGTGCGGCTCGCCGCGGCGGCGTTCGACACCTATCTCGCCAAGGGCAAGGCGCGCCACTCGCTGGCGGTATGA
- a CDS encoding site-specific DNA-methyltransferase, giving the protein MRQLRRGAPSSASRISRESPAAFERHLDRIHVGDCIPILAAMPPASVDLVFADPPYNLQLEGALKRPDESVVDAVDDDWDKFASFEAYDAFTRAWLLAAKRVMKPTATLWVIGSYHNIFRVGAALQDLGFWILNDVVWRKTNPMPNFRGTRFQNAHETLIWAARDKNARGYTFNYEALKAGNEDTQVRSDWTIPLCTGPERLKDESGRKLHPTQKPEALLARVMLAASKPGDVVLDPFFGSGTTGAVARKLGRHFVGIERDANYAAAAEARIAAVDPLPEATLAPFATKRDAPRVAFAAIVERGLLQPGTMLTDGRSRFVARVRADGTLEHNATVGSIHRIGALVQGAEACNGWTFWHFSDGGRLRPIDELRAVVRDELAA; this is encoded by the coding sequence ATGCGTCAGTTGCGTCGCGGGGCGCCCAGTTCGGCGTCCCGCATCTCCCGCGAATCGCCGGCCGCCTTCGAGCGCCATCTCGACCGCATTCATGTCGGCGATTGCATTCCCATTCTCGCGGCGATGCCACCGGCCTCGGTCGATCTCGTCTTCGCCGATCCGCCCTACAATCTGCAGCTCGAAGGCGCGCTGAAGCGTCCCGACGAAAGCGTGGTCGATGCGGTCGACGACGACTGGGACAAGTTCGCCTCGTTCGAGGCGTACGACGCCTTCACCCGCGCCTGGCTGCTCGCGGCGAAGCGGGTGATGAAGCCCACCGCCACGCTGTGGGTCATCGGCTCCTATCACAACATCTTCCGGGTCGGCGCTGCTCTTCAGGATCTCGGATTCTGGATCCTGAACGATGTGGTGTGGCGCAAGACCAACCCGATGCCGAACTTCCGCGGCACCCGTTTCCAGAACGCACACGAGACGCTGATCTGGGCGGCGCGCGACAAGAACGCGCGCGGCTACACCTTCAATTACGAGGCGCTCAAGGCCGGCAACGAGGACACCCAGGTCCGCTCGGACTGGACGATCCCGCTGTGCACCGGCCCCGAACGGCTCAAGGACGAATCGGGGCGCAAGCTGCACCCGACCCAGAAGCCCGAGGCGCTCTTGGCGCGGGTGATGCTCGCCGCCTCCAAACCCGGCGACGTGGTGCTCGATCCGTTCTTCGGCTCCGGCACCACCGGCGCGGTGGCGCGCAAGCTCGGCCGCCACTTCGTCGGCATCGAGCGCGATGCGAATTACGCCGCCGCCGCCGAGGCGCGCATCGCCGCCGTCGATCCTCTGCCCGAGGCGACGCTGGCGCCGTTCGCCACCAAGCGTGACGCACCGCGCGTCGCCTTCGCCGCCATCGTCGAGCGCGGGCTGCTGCAGCCCGGCACCATGCTCACCGATGGCCGCAGCCGCTTCGTCGCGCGGGTGCGCGCCGACGGCACGCTCGAGCACAATGCCACGGTCGGCTCGATCCATCGCATCGGTGCGCTGGTTCAGGGCGCCGAGGCCTGCAATGGCTGGACCTTCTGGCACTTCAGCGACGGCGGCCGGCTGCGGCCGATCGACGAGCTGCGCGCCGTGGTGCGCGACGAATTGGCGGCGTGA
- the ccoN gene encoding cytochrome-c oxidase, cbb3-type subunit I: protein MTFHALLAAAAAVGGVAAIFNRYASGTRDFRAEIDGKPNYNWGPVKFATVAAVVWGVVGFLVGDILAWQLAFPALNLDLPWTNFGRLRPFHTSVVIFAFGGNALIASSFYVVQKTCRARLAGDMAPWFVVLGYNFFILVAGTGYLFGVTQSKEYAEPEWYADLWLTIVWVAYLLVFLATLWKRKEPHIYVANWFYLAFIVTIAMLHLGNNATLPVSWLGTKSYIAWAGVQDAMFQWWYGHNAVGFFLTAGFLAMMYYFVPKRAERPVYSYRLSIIHFWALIFLYIWAGPHHLHYTSLPDWAQTLGMTFSIMLWMPSWGGMINGLMTLSGAWDKLRTDPVLRMLVVSVAFYGMSTFEGPLMSIKAVNSLSHYTDWTVGHVHSGALGWVGFVSFGTLYCLVPWLWNKKQLYSLKLVNWHFWIATLGIVLYITAMWVAGILQGLMWRAYTGLGFLEYSFIETVEAMHPFYVIRAIGGLLFVIGSVIMAYNLWMTVRHGEAEVPATTRPALQPAE from the coding sequence ATGACCTTCCATGCGCTGCTCGCCGCCGCGGCGGCGGTCGGCGGGGTGGCTGCGATCTTCAACCGCTACGCCTCCGGCACGCGCGACTTCCGCGCCGAGATCGACGGCAAGCCCAATTACAATTGGGGGCCGGTCAAGTTCGCCACCGTCGCCGCGGTGGTGTGGGGCGTCGTCGGCTTCCTGGTCGGCGACATTCTGGCGTGGCAGCTCGCCTTTCCGGCGCTGAACCTCGATCTGCCCTGGACCAATTTCGGCCGGCTCCGTCCGTTCCACACCTCGGTGGTGATTTTCGCCTTCGGCGGCAACGCGCTGATCGCGTCGTCGTTCTATGTCGTGCAGAAGACCTGCCGGGCGCGGCTGGCCGGCGACATGGCGCCGTGGTTCGTGGTGCTGGGCTACAACTTCTTCATTCTCGTCGCCGGCACCGGCTATCTCTTCGGCGTCACCCAATCCAAGGAATATGCCGAGCCCGAATGGTACGCCGACCTGTGGCTGACCATCGTCTGGGTGGCCTATCTCCTGGTGTTCCTGGCGACGCTGTGGAAGCGCAAGGAGCCGCACATCTACGTCGCCAACTGGTTCTATCTGGCGTTCATCGTCACCATCGCGATGCTGCACCTCGGCAACAACGCGACGCTGCCGGTGTCCTGGCTCGGCACCAAGTCCTACATCGCCTGGGCCGGCGTGCAGGATGCGATGTTTCAGTGGTGGTACGGCCACAATGCGGTGGGCTTCTTCCTCACCGCCGGCTTCCTGGCGATGATGTACTACTTCGTGCCCAAGCGGGCCGAGCGGCCGGTCTATTCCTACCGGCTGTCGATCATCCACTTCTGGGCGCTGATCTTCCTCTACATCTGGGCCGGCCCGCACCACCTCCACTACACGTCGCTGCCCGACTGGGCGCAGACGCTCGGCATGACCTTCTCGATCATGCTGTGGATGCCGTCCTGGGGCGGCATGATCAACGGGCTGATGACGCTGTCGGGCGCCTGGGACAAGCTGCGCACCGACCCCGTGCTGCGCATGCTGGTGGTGTCGGTCGCCTTCTACGGCATGTCGACCTTCGAGGGGCCGCTGATGTCGATCAAGGCGGTCAACTCGCTCAGTCACTACACCGATTGGACCGTCGGCCACGTGCATTCGGGCGCGCTGGGCTGGGTCGGCTTCGTGTCGTTCGGCACCCTCTACTGTCTGGTGCCGTGGCTGTGGAACAAGAAGCAGCTCTATTCGCTGAAGCTGGTCAACTGGCACTTCTGGATCGCGACGCTCGGCATCGTGCTCTACATCACCGCGATGTGGGTGGCGGGCATCCTGCAGGGCCTGATGTGGCGGGCCTACACCGGGCTCGGCTTCCTCGAATACTCGTTCATCGAGACCGTCGAGGCGATGCACCCCTTCTATGTGATCCGGGCGATCGGCGGGCTGCTGTTCGTCATCGGCAGCGTCATCATGGCCTACAATCTGTGGATGACCGTGCGCCACGGCGAAGCCGAGGTGCCGGCCACCACCCGTCCCGCCCTCCAGCCGGCCGAGTGA
- a CDS encoding cbb3-type cytochrome c oxidase subunit 3: METYSAFAAFAQTWGLVYFVAIFLGIVVYALWPKNRARFDDAANIPFRED; encoded by the coding sequence ATGGAAACCTATTCCGCGTTTGCGGCCTTCGCCCAGACTTGGGGCCTCGTCTATTTCGTCGCGATCTTCCTGGGCATCGTCGTCTATGCGCTGTGGCCGAAGAACCGCGCCCGCTTTGACGATGCCGCGAACATCCCGTTCCGGGAGGATTGA
- the ccoG gene encoding cytochrome c oxidase accessory protein CcoG — protein MNMHAAPDPVDELPLYVPHKKIYPQSVQGTFRRIKWWLLAFCLGVYYFLPFVRWDRGPGAPNQAVLIDFPSRRFYFFDIEIWPQEVYYITGLLILAALVLFLMNSVAGRLWCGYLCPQTVWTDLFYGIERWVEGDRRERIKKDHEPITAWRVGEIVLKHWLWLMIAWWTGGAWVLYFADAPTLIKQIATGQAPTVAYVWIGILTFTTYSLAGFMREQVCVYMCPWPRIQAALTDEWALNVTYRYDRGEPRAHVKEAKKLRAEGKPAGDCVDCGQCMAVCPTGIDIRKGAQLDCIMCGLCIDACDRVMEKVGRPTGLIAYDTDDNCQRRARGEAPVYRPLRPRTLIYVGAIVLVTAVMMWSLATRTTTSLNVLHDRNPLFVALSDGAVRNGYTVRLLNKQPNPRTFTLAVEGVPRPHIEVVGIDTPVGEAPRVAIGPDTTRELRVLVTVPADATAGLARSSDVTFRIVDESGARASVHDHFVAR, from the coding sequence ATGAACATGCACGCGGCTCCCGATCCGGTCGACGAGCTTCCGCTCTACGTTCCGCACAAGAAGATCTATCCGCAGAGCGTCCAGGGCACCTTCCGCAGGATCAAATGGTGGCTGTTGGCCTTCTGCCTCGGCGTCTACTATTTCCTGCCGTTCGTGCGCTGGGACCGCGGGCCGGGCGCGCCGAACCAGGCGGTGCTGATCGATTTCCCCAGCCGGCGGTTCTATTTCTTCGACATCGAGATCTGGCCGCAGGAGGTCTACTACATCACCGGCCTGCTGATCCTGGCGGCCTTGGTGCTGTTCCTGATGAACTCGGTCGCCGGCCGGCTGTGGTGCGGCTATCTCTGCCCGCAGACGGTGTGGACGGATCTGTTCTACGGCATCGAGCGCTGGGTGGAAGGCGACCGGCGCGAGCGCATCAAGAAGGACCACGAGCCGATCACCGCGTGGCGGGTCGGCGAGATCGTGCTGAAGCACTGGCTGTGGCTGATGATCGCGTGGTGGACCGGCGGCGCCTGGGTTCTCTACTTCGCCGACGCGCCGACCCTGATCAAGCAGATCGCCACCGGACAGGCGCCGACCGTCGCCTATGTGTGGATCGGCATCCTCACCTTCACCACCTACTCGCTGGCCGGCTTCATGCGCGAGCAGGTGTGCGTCTATATGTGCCCGTGGCCGCGCATCCAGGCGGCGCTCACCGACGAATGGGCGCTCAACGTCACCTATCGCTACGATCGCGGCGAGCCGCGCGCCCACGTCAAGGAGGCGAAGAAGCTCCGTGCCGAAGGCAAGCCGGCCGGCGATTGCGTCGATTGCGGCCAGTGCATGGCGGTGTGTCCCACCGGCATCGACATCCGCAAGGGCGCGCAGCTCGACTGCATCATGTGCGGCCTGTGCATCGACGCCTGCGACCGGGTGATGGAAAAGGTCGGCCGCCCGACCGGCCTGATCGCCTACGACACCGACGACAACTGCCAGCGCCGCGCCCGCGGCGAAGCCCCGGTCTACCGGCCGCTGCGGCCGCGCACGCTGATCTATGTCGGCGCCATCGTGCTGGTCACGGCGGTGATGATGTGGTCGCTCGCCACCCGCACCACCACCAGCCTCAATGTGCTGCACGACCGCAATCCGCTGTTCGTGGCGCTGTCGGACGGCGCGGTGCGCAACGGCTACACCGTGCGGCTGCTCAACAAGCAGCCGAACCCGCGCACCTTCACGCTGGCGGTGGAGGGCGTGCCGCGGCCGCACATCGAGGTGGTGGGCATCGACACGCCGGTGGGCGAGGCGCCGCGCGTCGCCATCGGCCCGGACACCACGCGCGAGCTGCGGGTGCTGGTGACGGTGCCGGCCGATGCGACAGCAGGCCTTGCGCGCTCGTCTGACGTCACGTTCCGCATCGTCGACGAGAGCGGCGCCCGCGCCAGCGTGCACGACCATTTCGTCGCGCGCTGA
- the ccoO gene encoding cytochrome-c oxidase, cbb3-type subunit II produces MSVWAKHQVLEKNSILLLLGILFVVAIGGLVEIAPLFYLKSTIEKVEGMRPYSPLELAGRNIYIREGCYNCHSQQIRPLRDEVERYGHYSLAAESMYDHPFQWGSKRTGPDLARVGGKYSDEWHREHLINPRAIVPASIMPGYPFLFRNELNASDIAEHMQTLRALGVPYSDEQITNAEADLKAQTMPDDPAAAALQARYPKAVARDFDRNPDRLSEGDALIAYLQMLGTLVDFKLYDNKANFR; encoded by the coding sequence ATGTCCGTCTGGGCCAAGCATCAGGTTCTCGAGAAGAACTCGATCCTTCTTCTGCTCGGCATCCTGTTCGTGGTCGCCATCGGTGGCCTCGTCGAGATCGCCCCGCTGTTCTACCTCAAGAGCACGATCGAGAAGGTGGAGGGGATGCGTCCCTATTCGCCGCTCGAACTCGCCGGCCGCAACATCTACATCCGCGAAGGCTGCTACAATTGCCACTCGCAGCAAATTCGGCCGCTGCGCGACGAGGTCGAGCGGTACGGTCATTATTCGCTGGCCGCGGAGTCGATGTACGACCACCCCTTCCAGTGGGGCTCCAAGCGCACCGGCCCCGATCTCGCCCGTGTCGGCGGCAAGTATTCCGACGAGTGGCACCGCGAGCACCTCATCAATCCGCGGGCCATCGTGCCGGCCTCGATCATGCCGGGCTATCCGTTCCTGTTCCGCAACGAGCTCAATGCGAGCGACATCGCCGAACACATGCAGACGCTGCGCGCGCTCGGCGTGCCCTACAGCGACGAGCAGATCACCAATGCGGAAGCCGATCTCAAGGCGCAGACCATGCCGGACGATCCGGCCGCCGCCGCCCTGCAGGCACGTTACCCGAAAGCCGTGGCGCGCGATTTCGACCGCAATCCCGACCGCCTCAGCGAGGGCGACGCGCTGATCGCCTATCTGCAGATGCTCGGCACGCTGGTCGACTTCAAACTCTACGACAACAAGGCCAACTTCCGGTGA
- a CDS encoding SCO family protein — translation MVLEPTRSLPPRTIAILVGLFLVAIAAGIGAGVWLNGSGTSSPTDAAVGGPFRLTAHDGRTVTEADFKGMPVLLFFGFTHCPDICPTTLADVSEVLERLGPDAGKVQALFVSVDPERDTPQVLASYIGAFHPRILGLSGDAAATAAIVRAYRVYARKVPLKDGGYTMDHTAVVYLLDKEGRFVAPFDLKRPADAAAAELRRYL, via the coding sequence ATGGTCCTGGAACCCACACGCTCCCTCCCGCCGCGCACGATCGCGATTCTCGTCGGCCTCTTTCTCGTCGCCATCGCCGCCGGCATCGGCGCCGGGGTGTGGCTGAACGGCAGCGGGACGTCCTCCCCCACCGACGCCGCGGTCGGCGGGCCGTTCCGCCTTACCGCCCATGACGGCCGTACCGTGACGGAGGCCGACTTCAAGGGCATGCCGGTGCTGCTGTTCTTCGGCTTCACCCACTGCCCGGACATCTGCCCGACCACGCTCGCCGACGTCTCGGAGGTGCTGGAGCGGCTCGGGCCGGACGCCGGGAAGGTGCAGGCGCTGTTCGTCAGCGTCGATCCCGAGCGCGACACGCCGCAGGTGCTGGCGAGCTATATCGGCGCCTTCCACCCGCGCATTCTCGGGCTCAGCGGCGATGCGGCGGCAACGGCCGCGATCGTGCGCGCCTATCGCGTCTATGCCAGGAAGGTGCCGCTGAAGGATGGCGGCTACACCATGGACCACACCGCGGTGGTCTATCTGCTGGACAAGGAGGGCCGCTTCGTCGCGCCGTTCGATCTCAAGCGGCCGGCCGATGCCGCCGCGGCGGAGCTGCGGCGGTACCTCTGA
- the ccoP gene encoding cytochrome-c oxidase, cbb3-type subunit III, producing MATENKDIDAVTGMATTGHEWDGIQELNTPLPRWWLWIFYACIVWAIGYWIVYPAWPLISSHTKGVLGYSSRAALAQDMAALAARRGEAGRALAEASLEDIRKSPDLLAFAMAQGKAAFGDNCAPCHGLGATGSKGYPNLNDDDWLWGGTLDAIHFTITHGVRSDDPDTRVNTMPAFGKDTILTKDEIGTIADFVLSISGQTPGADLDKGKQLFADNCAVCHGDEGKGNPELGAPNLTDRIWLYGGDRDSIIATITNARAGVMPTWKSRLDEPTIKALTVYVHALGGGK from the coding sequence ATGGCCACCGAGAACAAGGACATCGACGCCGTTACCGGCATGGCCACCACCGGCCATGAATGGGACGGCATCCAGGAGCTCAACACGCCGCTGCCGCGCTGGTGGCTGTGGATCTTCTATGCCTGCATCGTGTGGGCGATCGGCTACTGGATCGTCTATCCGGCATGGCCGCTGATCTCCAGCCACACCAAGGGCGTGCTGGGCTATTCCTCGCGCGCCGCGCTGGCCCAGGACATGGCCGCGCTGGCCGCGCGCCGCGGCGAAGCCGGCCGCGCACTGGCCGAGGCCTCGCTGGAGGACATCCGCAAGTCGCCGGATCTGCTGGCGTTCGCGATGGCCCAGGGCAAGGCCGCCTTCGGCGACAATTGCGCTCCCTGCCACGGGCTCGGCGCCACCGGCTCGAAGGGCTATCCCAACCTCAATGACGACGACTGGCTGTGGGGCGGCACGCTCGATGCCATCCACTTCACCATTACCCACGGCGTCCGCAGCGACGATCCCGACACGCGCGTGAACACCATGCCGGCCTTTGGCAAGGACACCATCCTGACCAAGGACGAGATCGGAACGATTGCCGACTTCGTGCTGTCGATCTCCGGCCAGACGCCGGGCGCCGACCTCGACAAGGGCAAGCAGCTCTTCGCCGACAATTGCGCGGTGTGTCATGGCGATGAGGGCAAGGGCAATCCCGAGCTTGGCGCGCCCAATCTCACCGACAGGATCTGGCTCTATGGCGGCGACCGCGACAGCATCATCGCCACCATCACCAACGCCCGGGCCGGCGTGATGCCGACGTGGAAGAGCCGGCTGGACGAACCGACCATCAAGGCACTCACGGTCTATGTGCACGCACTCGGCGGCGGCAAATGA